Proteins encoded by one window of Acinetobacter defluvii:
- a CDS encoding M48 family metallopeptidase, whose amino-acid sequence MFDFKMKSLCVLAVAGSLLTGCVSSTIDGMGSKRKQIMLYSEKEYLQQSTQSYNNIITTAKQRGLIVNNAQVNRVAKRLIAQVPHYRADAANWNWEVNTIRDNEINAFCLSGGKIGVLTGSITKINATDDELAALIGHEIAHALRDHGREKVSKKLLTGLGVLAASSAGLGDMVVSGTSLLGDYGVNLPGSRKLESEADLLGVDIMVRAGYNPQGAVSFWNKVVAQEKQGTKIDFLSTHPTSEKRIVAIQEYINQNYRK is encoded by the coding sequence ATGTTTGATTTTAAGATGAAATCTTTGTGTGTTTTGGCTGTTGCCGGATCTCTTTTAACTGGTTGCGTATCTAGTACTATTGATGGAATGGGTTCTAAACGCAAACAAATCATGTTGTATTCTGAAAAAGAATATCTTCAGCAAAGTACTCAGTCTTACAACAACATCATCACGACTGCTAAACAGCGTGGATTGATTGTGAATAACGCTCAAGTAAATAGAGTAGCAAAACGTCTTATCGCACAAGTTCCACATTATCGAGCTGACGCAGCAAATTGGAATTGGGAAGTTAATACAATCCGAGATAATGAAATCAACGCGTTTTGTCTATCTGGAGGCAAGATCGGTGTGTTGACTGGTTCTATCACAAAAATTAATGCAACTGATGATGAATTGGCTGCACTGATCGGCCACGAAATTGCACATGCTTTACGTGATCATGGGCGTGAAAAGGTAAGTAAAAAGCTTTTAACTGGTTTAGGTGTGCTTGCAGCTAGTTCGGCTGGTCTTGGTGACATGGTTGTATCTGGCACAAGTTTACTAGGCGATTATGGGGTTAACTTACCTGGTTCGCGCAAACTTGAAAGTGAAGCGGATCTTCTAGGTGTTGATATTATGGTTCGTGCTGGTTACAACCCACAGGGCGCAGTCAGCTTTTGGAATAAAGTAGTAGCCCAAGAAAAACAGGGCACTAAAATTGATTTCTTATCAACGCATCCTACTTCAGAAAAAAGAATTGTAGCGATCCAAGAATACATCAACCAAAATTACAGGAAATAA
- a CDS encoding IS3-like element ISAba14 family transposase (programmed frameshift), translated as MARRPRRNHSNDFKAKVALAAIKAEKTLAELSAEFDVHQNQIIDWKNQLISASSQAFDQSKAPTEPPIDLKKLHAKIGEQALEIGFFRRCVEETGPLQPQKLIDDSLQISVSKQAKLLKVSRGCYYYRPKPVSASDLKLMRCIDELHMQYPFAGSRMMRDLLNRQGHHIGRRHTRTLMKKMGIQALYCKPNLSQANQAHRKYPYLLKGLAIQRSNQVWSTDITYIPMAKGFVYLCAVIDWHSRKVLAHRVSISMEVDFCISALNEAIEKYGRPEIFNTDQGSQFTSDAFIDVLKSNGIQISMDGKGRWVDNVMVERLWRSVKYEEVYLKAYSSVTDAKKQLSAYFEFYNLKRPHSSLDKMTPNEFYYDQLPQQNKVA; from the exons ATGGCACGTAGACCAAGAAGAAATCATTCAAATGATTTTAAAGCTAAGGTAGCACTTGCTGCGATTAAAGCAGAAAAAACACTTGCTGAATTGAGTGCTGAGTTTGATGTTCATCAAAACCAAATTATTGACTGGAAAAATCAATTGATCTCAGCTTCCTCGCAAGCTTTCGATCAATCAAAAGCTCCAACAGAACCACCCATCGATCTAAAAAAACTACATGCAAAAATCGGTGAGCAGGCATTAGAAATTG GATTTTTTAGAAGGTGTGTTGAAGAAACTGGGCCGCTTCAACCACAAAAGTTAATCGACGACTCACTTCAGATTTCAGTATCTAAGCAAGCTAAGCTGCTGAAAGTCTCCCGTGGTTGTTATTACTATCGCCCAAAACCTGTGAGTGCATCAGATCTGAAGCTGATGCGATGTATTGATGAATTACATATGCAATATCCTTTTGCAGGCAGTCGTATGATGCGTGATTTGTTGAATCGTCAAGGACATCATATAGGACGACGTCATACACGTACTTTAATGAAGAAAATGGGTATTCAGGCGTTATATTGCAAACCAAATTTAAGCCAGGCTAATCAAGCTCACCGTAAATATCCATATCTGCTCAAAGGGTTGGCTATTCAGCGCAGTAATCAAGTGTGGTCTACGGATATAACGTATATCCCTATGGCAAAAGGCTTTGTTTATTTATGTGCTGTGATTGATTGGCATAGCCGCAAGGTACTTGCGCATAGGGTATCGATTAGTATGGAGGTGGATTTTTGTATTTCGGCTTTAAATGAAGCAATTGAAAAATATGGTCGACCTGAAATATTTAATACAGACCAAGGCAGCCAGTTTACCAGTGATGCATTTATTGATGTATTGAAATCAAATGGCATTCAAATCAGTATGGATGGTAAAGGTCGATGGGTAGATAATGTGATGGTTGAACGATTATGGCGGAGCGTTAAATATGAAGAGGTGTATCTCAAAGCTTATAGCAGTGTCACAGATGCGAAAAAGCAATTAAGTGCATATTTTGAGTTTTATAATTTGAAACGACCTCATTCGAGTCTAGACAAAATGACACCAAATGAGTTTTACTATGATCAGCTACCCCAACAAAACAAGGTGGCTTAA
- a CDS encoding LPD1 domain-containing protein codes for MTEEINSNEKKDGPITDVGKKFAGARKDNPSPDFSGNMNGIKSDSLVTKKEYWQKPDFRADAQSGHKPVKHALLFSLVYANLTNKPLGGGWFSIGQKQWDDAYIATLHFLKNKYESSHYELLEQLTDDFNAYMTVKFGAGRSEKDILERYSAGRHTNRRVKHPLSFSSDTQLRLNNLIPLGWPDDRVLDADNYGAKKLLNTETGQYKWYAVKSISAKRFQTLDNWTEYDTFDAALEKVKTFFQPILDERVIEPKKGRAKPPKRPRYDRVEVREGKDHRKGENIDSQLLMDYFKFSGVEFGNWVNQKERAWFLNCTYDSLMDLVELLGLPVTFASLGGKLGIAFGSRGTGVDSAAAHFEPGNMLIHLTKTQGVGALAHEFAHGFDCVLAKRNGLNNNFFSEYFLYTSKGRYSVQNHQESAYKHLKDGQTADKFIKLVNYLTFKSTKYLDYEERQGGTGFMNNAMHLDQSRSMYWSQPTEIFARLFECWVTDKLAENDQQNGFLVHGTEESANSWNMKLSAYPTGRERAILVDLMDDWLKALVRSWTK; via the coding sequence ATGACTGAAGAAATAAATAGTAATGAAAAAAAAGATGGTCCTATTACGGATGTAGGTAAAAAGTTTGCTGGTGCACGTAAAGACAACCCATCACCAGACTTTTCAGGCAACATGAATGGAATTAAGTCTGACAGCCTAGTGACTAAAAAGGAATATTGGCAAAAGCCTGATTTTAGAGCTGATGCCCAATCTGGCCACAAACCTGTAAAACATGCACTATTATTTTCTTTGGTCTATGCAAACTTAACCAACAAGCCTTTAGGGGGTGGTTGGTTTAGCATAGGTCAAAAGCAATGGGATGATGCCTACATTGCTACACTACACTTCTTAAAAAACAAATATGAAAGCTCACACTACGAACTTTTAGAACAACTGACAGACGACTTTAATGCGTACATGACCGTTAAGTTTGGTGCTGGACGAAGTGAAAAAGATATTTTAGAACGCTACTCAGCTGGACGACATACCAATCGCAGAGTTAAACACCCACTATCATTTAGTTCAGACACACAGTTACGCTTAAATAATCTAATCCCTTTAGGATGGCCAGACGATCGTGTACTTGATGCAGATAATTATGGTGCCAAAAAGTTATTAAACACTGAGACTGGTCAATATAAGTGGTATGCCGTTAAATCCATTTCAGCAAAGCGCTTTCAAACACTAGATAATTGGACAGAATACGACACATTCGATGCAGCACTAGAAAAAGTAAAAACATTTTTTCAGCCAATTTTAGATGAACGAGTCATAGAACCCAAAAAAGGACGCGCAAAACCCCCAAAAAGACCGCGCTACGACAGAGTTGAAGTACGCGAGGGTAAGGACCATCGAAAGGGTGAAAACATCGATAGCCAGTTGCTTATGGACTATTTCAAATTTTCTGGAGTCGAGTTCGGTAATTGGGTAAATCAAAAGGAACGTGCATGGTTTCTGAATTGCACGTATGACTCACTAATGGATCTTGTCGAACTTCTAGGTCTACCCGTTACGTTCGCATCTTTAGGCGGTAAGCTAGGAATAGCATTCGGTTCGCGTGGCACAGGCGTTGATAGCGCAGCAGCTCACTTTGAACCAGGTAATATGCTTATTCATTTGACCAAGACGCAAGGTGTTGGAGCACTAGCCCATGAGTTCGCGCACGGATTTGATTGTGTTTTGGCAAAACGAAACGGACTCAATAATAACTTTTTTAGCGAATACTTTCTTTACACCAGTAAAGGGCGTTACTCAGTACAGAATCATCAAGAGTCAGCATACAAACATCTTAAAGATGGCCAGACTGCAGATAAGTTTATCAAGCTGGTTAATTATCTTACTTTTAAGTCAACCAAATACCTTGATTACGAAGAAAGACAAGGCGGTACGGGCTTTATGAATAACGCCATGCACCTAGATCAATCACGGTCAATGTATTGGTCACAGCCAACAGAAATCTTTGCCAGACTGTTTGAATGTTGGGTGACGGATAAGCTGGCTGAAAATGATCAACAAAATGGGTTTTTGGTGCACGGCACAGAAGAGTCGGCAAATAGTTGGAATATGAAGTTAAGCGCATATCCAACAGGCAGAGAACGGGCAATTTTAGTTGATTTGATGGATGATTGGCTAAAAGCATTAGTGAGGTCGTGGACGAAATGA
- a CDS encoding AAA domain-containing protein has translation MQKQDILNKESFNMKVTYPETGIYEHELKAIDKIKKVFDRGEKTKNWRAYAGFEFMHKNGKKAVAKGSSEKFEYDLLIITHANILVIEFKDWNGKEITKVAGKWYVGNKEQDSCPVAKNVKKMQIIVNKLKDKVSEKKAKGITFHYQSVSHFVVMCGKADYSRLPPEDLEHILSIDEFIQLAQQKNFNNMFRKHLERDGRIYDIKKEYHAIIDEIFAPDQIQPRSLIINNHERGDLILPHPKKIYSEYKAHSLTIVGEKSLMRCWDFNEFKLSNSRMSQPQHRFNLICNERRVFQKIKTEKPDLYQSCLHPITNPSLDDMTSKYNELYELPENSYRVNEFIGAYAEKMSESEKLDLFQILLGKFNHLHQMGITHGDVGDHSVWISYKKEILLSNFSAANDQTQPSKIDPELANELPFLNTTAHLPNLALTAAQKDVYWLGQLILHIWKNARLSPRSLKKFSLEERDQNHWLERILTRALTGKYDNACAVFQDFLAQKPAEQVSYELDADVLNPYLNQTNTYISYPIFGAPIDANQNFTLYASGNMLVKTWMGKVASAMTTYQKSCFKRFFEELKMTQALNLPYLPKIIDFGLSTSTACVYLVTEMVKGEAWSTVIEGLTEDEKNELSLQLLHSLKKFHEHGFQHGNLDDEKILVDKTNLKVSFNDCFHPEVPQPDSSNAYFPSDIEDPTVIQCDNFTALKLIADLYDIDLAVDDVASMDPTLSWLNTALSIEGMEDPSVRYIDNSRFIEAFECKGAIVKEAPQISIYTSKVETPFTIYPENGKVYIQLEAASEGDFRFTLSGINGMLKGFYKPHENQLSFLDFVKKQDLWWKASRDADLTIDVSIEVHPISGMSKRDNIVELNDFLAKDQNFKDAIEQFKQAQLKRTQEKEETLRALREQKALQEEIGDVIATDELMAQPMSHLPTHSHLIDIETKELWKKVMATERHAHPTITLSEPLKIVSSKHFKDSKSAIAYYDSAEDVSAKFSKTDKVDVMCTKETGAGGDYTFCIGTVNIAQSKVGELWIDFCKKTNEVPEEATLFLQSKADKSSNRKRADALTNILSNKAVIENLVDYFEPSLVIEAKDYEIEVPDEDLDHYNKYKNGELVKALNPLQRKAFRNVLKYGPVSLLKGPPGTGKTEFISILAHYLYDKQNVSNILIVSQSHEAVNTSVERIRQLCTEYDTPLSIARISNKESAVSPELKDVYTGSIITSQIELFKSNIKERVLELAKDLSLEAEYLSDLYEIRVTILNSLKSAYQSIDQDDLDQKFSFSLEEYTQAFKSAMHKLKSMFDGNQDFWDQLEDCINDKEITVLNQLNKIDMITFAALNQYYGVSNEEGLKAKALINIALDYEPLIESQNANYESFLVKTRQLVCGTCVGVGQQSIGIANHVFDWVIIDEAARSIASELAIAMQSGARILLVGDQDQLPPLYSSDHIKALAKQLKISDDDLEDKLQSDFGRIFNSHYGLKASSELLSQYRMSPSIGELVSDCFYEGKLETEVVDSRGLSDEELKEIKLKRIVPDNYASDIVIELNSTVTWVDTGNAEHFKMEKGSSIYNPHEINEIIDFLQRIDQDKLLLNKLVPEPDSLKEPAIGVICTYAEQKNRLRKAFSLCEVSDALRSIVRIDTVDSYQGKQNKIIILSVTRNDPTKFPAFLKSPNRVNVALSRAMDRLVIFGASEMWQGVNSNLPLGRVLNYIKCRENQTLEYRYISKRAIVKIVQNNPHINKNRSKKYRKAGV, from the coding sequence GTGCAAAAGCAAGACATTTTAAATAAAGAATCTTTTAATATGAAAGTTACATATCCAGAGACAGGTATATACGAGCACGAACTCAAAGCAATTGATAAGATTAAAAAGGTCTTTGATCGTGGCGAAAAAACTAAAAACTGGCGAGCATATGCTGGTTTTGAATTTATGCATAAAAATGGAAAAAAAGCAGTAGCGAAAGGTAGTTCTGAGAAATTTGAATATGATCTCCTAATTATTACTCATGCAAACATTTTGGTCATTGAATTCAAGGACTGGAACGGTAAGGAAATTACAAAAGTTGCAGGAAAATGGTACGTAGGTAATAAAGAGCAAGATTCATGCCCTGTAGCTAAAAATGTAAAAAAAATGCAAATTATAGTTAATAAACTAAAGGATAAAGTTTCAGAAAAGAAAGCTAAGGGCATTACATTTCATTACCAAAGTGTTTCTCACTTTGTTGTCATGTGTGGTAAAGCAGATTATTCGCGCCTGCCTCCAGAAGATTTAGAGCACATTCTTTCGATAGATGAGTTTATACAATTAGCTCAACAGAAGAATTTTAATAATATGTTCCGCAAGCATCTGGAACGTGATGGTCGCATATATGATATTAAAAAAGAATATCACGCCATTATTGATGAAATTTTTGCGCCTGACCAAATTCAACCACGCTCTTTGATTATTAATAATCATGAACGAGGTGACTTGATCTTACCGCATCCTAAAAAGATTTATAGCGAGTATAAAGCGCATTCATTGACCATCGTTGGTGAAAAATCTTTAATGCGTTGTTGGGATTTTAATGAATTCAAGTTGAGTAACTCAAGAATGAGTCAGCCTCAACATCGATTCAACTTGATCTGCAATGAGCGCCGGGTTTTCCAAAAAATTAAAACAGAAAAGCCTGATCTTTATCAAAGTTGTTTGCACCCGATTACAAACCCAAGTCTTGATGACATGACATCAAAATATAATGAGTTGTATGAGTTGCCTGAGAACAGCTATCGAGTCAACGAATTCATCGGCGCTTATGCTGAGAAAATGTCTGAATCTGAGAAATTGGATTTATTCCAGATTTTGCTTGGTAAATTTAATCACCTACATCAAATGGGAATTACTCATGGTGATGTGGGTGATCATAGTGTGTGGATCTCTTATAAAAAGGAGATATTGCTATCCAATTTTTCGGCAGCAAATGATCAAACACAGCCCTCGAAAATTGACCCTGAACTGGCTAACGAACTCCCATTTTTGAATACAACAGCTCATCTTCCGAATCTTGCGCTGACAGCTGCACAAAAGGATGTGTATTGGTTAGGGCAGTTAATCCTTCATATTTGGAAGAATGCTCGACTGAGCCCACGTTCATTGAAAAAATTTAGTCTTGAGGAGCGAGATCAGAACCACTGGTTAGAGCGTATTTTAACACGAGCTTTGACAGGGAAATATGATAATGCATGTGCAGTATTCCAAGATTTCTTAGCTCAAAAACCTGCTGAACAAGTTAGTTATGAACTTGATGCAGATGTACTGAATCCATATTTAAATCAGACAAATACCTATATCAGTTACCCGATATTTGGCGCGCCTATTGATGCTAACCAAAATTTTACACTCTATGCATCAGGCAACATGTTAGTCAAAACATGGATGGGTAAAGTTGCATCTGCAATGACAACTTATCAAAAGAGTTGTTTTAAGCGATTCTTTGAAGAACTTAAAATGACGCAGGCTCTCAATTTGCCATACCTTCCTAAGATTATTGATTTTGGTTTATCAACTAGCACAGCATGTGTGTATCTAGTAACTGAAATGGTAAAGGGTGAAGCTTGGTCAACGGTTATTGAGGGCTTAACTGAGGATGAAAAAAATGAACTTTCACTTCAGTTATTGCATTCTCTGAAAAAATTTCATGAGCATGGCTTTCAACATGGAAACTTGGATGATGAAAAGATTCTAGTAGATAAAACAAACTTGAAAGTTAGTTTTAATGATTGCTTCCATCCTGAAGTACCACAACCTGATTCTTCTAATGCTTATTTCCCATCTGATATTGAAGATCCAACAGTCATTCAGTGTGACAACTTTACTGCATTGAAATTAATCGCAGATCTATACGATATAGACTTGGCTGTGGATGATGTGGCTTCAATGGATCCTACTTTATCCTGGCTAAATACAGCCTTGAGCATAGAAGGAATGGAAGATCCAAGTGTACGCTATATTGATAATTCTCGCTTTATAGAGGCATTTGAATGTAAGGGTGCTATTGTAAAAGAAGCTCCTCAGATTAGTATTTATACAAGTAAGGTTGAGACGCCCTTTACGATTTATCCCGAAAACGGCAAAGTTTATATCCAACTTGAGGCAGCAAGTGAGGGGGATTTTCGATTTACACTTAGCGGAATCAATGGCATGTTAAAAGGGTTTTATAAGCCCCATGAAAATCAATTAAGTTTCCTTGATTTTGTCAAAAAACAAGACCTGTGGTGGAAGGCTAGTAGGGATGCAGATCTGACTATTGATGTTAGCATTGAAGTCCACCCGATATCTGGGATGAGTAAGCGTGACAACATTGTAGAGTTAAATGACTTCTTAGCAAAAGATCAAAACTTTAAGGATGCTATTGAACAGTTTAAGCAAGCACAGCTCAAAAGGACTCAAGAGAAAGAGGAAACATTACGGGCTCTGCGTGAACAAAAAGCATTACAAGAAGAGATAGGCGATGTTATAGCTACTGATGAGCTTATGGCACAGCCAATGAGTCATCTGCCTACACATAGCCACTTAATTGATATTGAAACGAAAGAGTTGTGGAAAAAAGTCATGGCGACTGAGCGTCATGCACATCCTACAATCACTCTGTCTGAGCCGTTAAAGATAGTTTCGAGCAAACATTTTAAAGATTCAAAGAGTGCTATTGCATACTATGACTCTGCAGAAGATGTTTCAGCTAAATTTTCAAAGACCGATAAAGTCGATGTAATGTGCACTAAAGAAACTGGGGCGGGAGGTGATTACACTTTCTGCATAGGTACGGTGAATATTGCGCAATCAAAAGTCGGAGAATTGTGGATCGATTTTTGTAAAAAAACAAATGAAGTTCCTGAAGAAGCAACACTGTTTCTACAAAGCAAGGCAGATAAGTCATCTAATCGGAAACGTGCAGATGCTCTGACAAATATTCTGAGTAATAAGGCTGTCATTGAAAATCTCGTAGATTACTTTGAACCATCATTAGTGATTGAAGCAAAAGATTATGAGATTGAAGTGCCTGATGAAGATCTAGATCACTATAACAAATACAAAAATGGGGAATTGGTTAAAGCCCTCAATCCATTACAACGTAAAGCGTTCCGTAATGTGCTTAAGTATGGACCTGTATCACTATTAAAGGGACCACCAGGAACCGGCAAAACTGAATTTATCTCTATACTGGCTCACTATCTCTATGATAAACAAAATGTATCTAACATCTTAATTGTTAGTCAGTCGCACGAAGCTGTAAATACAAGTGTTGAGCGTATACGTCAGCTATGCACAGAGTATGACACACCATTAAGTATTGCTCGAATAAGCAATAAAGAGAGTGCTGTGTCTCCTGAATTAAAAGATGTCTATACAGGCTCAATTATTACGAGCCAGATAGAGCTGTTTAAGTCTAATATTAAAGAAAGAGTGCTTGAGCTTGCAAAAGATTTATCACTTGAAGCTGAATACTTGAGCGATCTTTATGAAATCAGAGTCACTATTTTAAATAGTCTTAAATCTGCGTATCAGTCAATCGACCAAGATGATCTTGATCAAAAGTTTAGTTTCTCATTAGAAGAGTATACCCAGGCTTTCAAATCAGCAATGCATAAGCTGAAGAGCATGTTTGACGGAAATCAAGACTTTTGGGATCAACTGGAAGACTGTATCAATGATAAAGAGATAACAGTATTAAACCAGTTAAATAAGATCGACATGATTACGTTCGCAGCACTTAATCAATACTACGGGGTATCTAATGAGGAAGGACTTAAAGCGAAAGCCTTGATCAATATTGCCCTAGATTATGAACCATTAATTGAAAGCCAAAATGCTAATTATGAAAGTTTTCTGGTCAAAACAAGGCAATTAGTCTGTGGCACATGCGTTGGTGTTGGCCAACAAAGTATTGGAATCGCCAATCACGTATTTGATTGGGTGATTATTGATGAAGCAGCACGTTCAATCGCTTCAGAATTGGCAATTGCAATGCAGTCAGGTGCACGTATTTTATTAGTTGGGGATCAAGACCAACTTCCTCCACTATATTCGAGCGATCATATAAAGGCTTTAGCTAAGCAACTTAAGATATCAGATGATGATTTGGAAGATAAATTACAAAGCGACTTTGGCCGTATCTTTAATTCACATTATGGACTAAAGGCTAGTTCAGAACTCTTGTCACAGTACCGAATGAGTCCGAGCATCGGCGAATTAGTTTCAGACTGTTTTTATGAAGGAAAACTTGAAACTGAAGTTGTCGATTCTCGTGGTTTAAGTGATGAAGAGCTGAAAGAAATTAAGTTAAAGCGGATTGTGCCTGATAACTATGCATCCGACATCGTAATAGAATTGAATTCAACAGTTACTTGGGTGGATACTGGGAATGCTGAGCATTTCAAAATGGAGAAAGGTAGTAGTATTTATAACCCACATGAAATTAATGAAATTATCGATTTTCTTCAGCGGATTGACCAAGACAAACTCTTGTTAAATAAATTAGTGCCAGAGCCTGATTCCCTTAAAGAGCCTGCTATTGGTGTAATTTGTACCTATGCTGAGCAAAAAAACCGGTTAAGAAAAGCCTTCTCTTTGTGTGAAGTGTCAGATGCATTGAGATCAATTGTGCGTATTGATACGGTGGATAGTTATCAAGGTAAACAGAATAAGATCATCATTCTCTCAGTTACGCGAAATGATCCAACTAAGTTTCCTGCATTTTTGAAGTCACCAAATCGTGTGAACGTGGCTTTATCTCGCGCAATGGATCGTCTTGTAATCTTTGGTGCGTCAGAAATGTGGCAAGGAGTCAACAGTAACTTACCTTTAGGACGCGTATTAAATTACATCAAGTGCCGTGAAAATCAGACTTTAGAATATCGATATATTTCAAAACGCGCCATTGTCAAAATAGTACAAAACAATCCGCACATTAATAAAAATAGATCAAAAAAATATAGAAAGGCAGGGGTATAA